A section of the Streptomyces sp. SCL15-4 genome encodes:
- a CDS encoding NADH-quinone oxidoreductase subunit J, with protein sequence MSAQHLAAYTTSTGEAFQFWVLGTVAVIGALCTVFMKRAVHSALCLAGTMIVLAVFYLANGAYFLGVVQIVVYTGAIMMLFLFVVMLVGVTAADSLKETIKGQRWLALLCGTGFGVLLLAGIGNASLKEFAGTGRANANGNVEGLASLIFTKYVFAFEITGALLITAAVGAMVLTHRERTERARTQRELSEQRIREGTYIPPLPAPGVYARHNAVDVAGLLPDGTPSELTVSKTLRARGQIRDVSSEALNDLRALEQRAEERLERRAIKPETFKRPEEASK encoded by the coding sequence ATGAGCGCGCAGCACCTCGCCGCCTACACCACCTCCACCGGTGAGGCCTTCCAGTTCTGGGTCCTCGGCACCGTCGCGGTGATCGGCGCCCTGTGCACCGTCTTCATGAAGAGGGCCGTGCACAGCGCGCTCTGCCTCGCCGGCACCATGATCGTCCTGGCGGTGTTCTACCTCGCCAACGGCGCCTACTTCCTCGGCGTCGTGCAGATCGTCGTCTACACCGGCGCGATCATGATGCTGTTCCTGTTCGTGGTGATGCTCGTCGGCGTCACGGCCGCGGACTCCCTGAAGGAGACCATCAAGGGCCAGCGCTGGCTGGCCCTGCTGTGCGGTACCGGCTTCGGCGTCCTGCTGCTCGCCGGCATCGGCAACGCCTCCCTGAAGGAGTTCGCCGGCACCGGCCGGGCCAACGCCAACGGCAACGTCGAGGGCCTCGCGTCCCTCATCTTCACCAAGTACGTCTTCGCCTTCGAGATCACCGGCGCGCTGCTCATCACGGCCGCCGTCGGTGCCATGGTGCTCACCCACCGCGAGCGCACGGAGCGCGCCAGGACCCAGCGCGAGCTGTCCGAACAGCGCATCCGCGAGGGCACGTACATCCCGCCGCTGCCCGCCCCCGGCGTCTACGCCCGGCACAACGCGGTCGACGTCGCGGGCCTGCTGCCCGACGGCACCCCGTCCGAGCTGACCGTCAGCAAGACGCTGCGCGCCCGCGGCCAGATCCGGGACGTGTCCAGCGAGGCGCTCAACGACCTGCGGGCGCTGGAACAGCGCGCGGAGGAACGCCTGGAACGCAGGGCGATCAAACCGGAGACGTTCAAGCGGCCCGAGGAGGCGTCGAAGTGA
- a CDS encoding NADH-quinone oxidoreductase subunit M, which produces MSFPLLTATAALPALGAVATAAVPAAQRTAAKWLALLVSLATLALAVTVLVRFDPDGARYQLTENHSWIRDFGVRYELGVDGIAVALIALTALLIPFIILAGWHDADPLETGSRRWRPTQGFFALILAVEAMVVVSFEATDVFLFYIFFEAMLIPMYFLIGGFGDRAHAHGEETAATQRSYAAVKFLLYNLAGGLIMLAAVIGLYVVAGNFSLTEIADARANGSLHMATGTERWLFLGFFFAFAVKAPLWPLHTWLPNAMQEATAPVAVLITAVVDKVGTFAMLRFCLQLFPEASKWATPVILVLALISIIYGALLAVGQRDIKRLVAYASISHFGFIIMGVFAMTSQGQSGATLYMVNHGISTAALMLVAGFLISRRGSRLIADYGGVQKVAPVLAGTFLIGGLATLSLPGLAPFVSEFLVLVGTFTRYPVIGVIATFGIVLAALYTLVLYQRTMTGPVKPGISSMPDLRAREVLVVAPLIVLLIFLGVYPKPVTDIVDPAVKQTLSDVHKKDPQPEVEAAK; this is translated from the coding sequence ATGTCCTTTCCCCTGCTGACAGCGACGGCGGCGCTCCCGGCCCTCGGGGCCGTCGCCACGGCCGCCGTACCGGCCGCGCAGCGCACCGCCGCCAAGTGGCTGGCGCTGCTCGTCTCGCTCGCCACACTCGCCCTGGCGGTCACCGTCCTGGTCCGCTTCGACCCGGACGGCGCCCGCTACCAGCTCACCGAGAACCACTCCTGGATCAGGGACTTCGGGGTCAGGTACGAACTGGGCGTCGACGGCATCGCGGTGGCGCTGATCGCGCTGACCGCCCTGCTGATCCCGTTCATCATCCTGGCCGGGTGGCACGACGCCGATCCGCTGGAGACCGGCAGCCGCCGCTGGCGGCCCACCCAGGGCTTCTTCGCGCTGATCCTGGCGGTGGAGGCGATGGTGGTCGTCTCCTTCGAGGCCACCGACGTCTTCCTCTTCTACATCTTCTTCGAAGCCATGCTCATCCCGATGTACTTCCTCATCGGCGGCTTCGGGGACCGTGCCCACGCGCACGGGGAGGAGACGGCCGCCACCCAGCGGTCGTACGCGGCGGTGAAGTTCCTCCTCTACAACCTGGCCGGCGGCCTGATCATGCTGGCCGCGGTGATCGGTCTCTACGTGGTCGCCGGGAACTTCTCGCTCACCGAGATCGCCGACGCCCGCGCGAACGGCTCGCTGCACATGGCGACCGGCACCGAACGCTGGCTGTTCCTCGGCTTCTTCTTCGCCTTCGCGGTGAAGGCGCCGCTGTGGCCGCTGCACACCTGGCTGCCCAACGCCATGCAGGAGGCCACCGCACCCGTCGCCGTCCTGATCACCGCGGTGGTCGACAAGGTGGGCACGTTCGCGATGCTCCGCTTCTGCCTCCAGCTGTTCCCGGAGGCCAGCAAGTGGGCGACGCCCGTGATCCTCGTCCTCGCGCTCATCAGCATCATCTACGGCGCGCTGCTCGCCGTCGGCCAGCGGGACATCAAACGCCTGGTGGCCTACGCGTCGATCTCGCACTTCGGCTTCATCATCATGGGCGTCTTCGCGATGACCAGCCAGGGCCAGTCCGGCGCCACGCTCTACATGGTCAACCACGGCATCTCCACCGCCGCGCTGATGCTCGTCGCCGGCTTCCTCATCTCCCGGCGCGGCTCGCGGCTGATCGCCGACTACGGAGGAGTGCAGAAGGTCGCCCCGGTGCTCGCCGGCACCTTCCTGATCGGCGGCCTGGCCACGCTGTCGCTGCCCGGTCTCGCCCCGTTCGTCAGCGAGTTCCTGGTGCTGGTCGGCACGTTCACGCGCTATCCGGTGATCGGCGTCATCGCCACCTTCGGCATCGTCCTCGCCGCCCTGTACACCCTGGTGCTGTACCAGCGGACGATGACGGGCCCGGTGAAACCCGGGATCTCGTCGATGCCCGACCTGCGCGCGCGCGAGGTGCTGGTCGTGGCCCCGCTGATCGTGCTGCTGATCTTCCTGGGCGTCTATCCGAAGCCGGTCACGGACATCGTCGACCCGGCGGTCAAGCAGACCTTGTCCGACGTACACAAGAAGGACCCCCAGCCCGAGGTGGAGGCGGCCAAGTGA
- the nuoI gene encoding NADH-quinone oxidoreductase subunit NuoI has product MAEEPQESGQNKPGFQNPVAGFGVTFKAMFKKRLTEQYPEQKKTTAPRFHGRHQLNRHPDGLEKCVGCELCAWACPADAIYVEGADNTDEERYSPGERYGRVYQINYARCILCGLCIEACPTRALTMTNEFELADSSRANLIYTKEQLLAGLEEGMVDTPHAIFPGTDEQDYYRGLVTHAAPGTVRQTAVSKGEAPEEAAATFGEDEPASQEVIGR; this is encoded by the coding sequence ATGGCTGAGGAGCCTCAGGAGTCCGGGCAGAACAAGCCCGGCTTCCAGAACCCCGTCGCCGGCTTCGGCGTGACCTTCAAGGCCATGTTCAAGAAGCGGCTGACCGAGCAGTACCCGGAGCAGAAGAAGACCACGGCTCCGCGGTTCCACGGACGGCACCAGCTCAACCGCCATCCGGACGGCCTGGAGAAGTGCGTCGGCTGCGAGCTGTGCGCCTGGGCCTGCCCCGCCGACGCCATCTATGTGGAGGGTGCCGACAACACCGACGAGGAGCGCTACTCGCCGGGCGAGCGCTACGGCCGCGTCTACCAGATCAACTACGCCCGCTGCATCCTGTGCGGACTGTGCATCGAGGCGTGCCCCACGCGCGCGCTGACGATGACCAACGAGTTCGAACTGGCCGACTCCAGCCGCGCCAACCTCATCTACACCAAGGAACAGCTGCTCGCCGGCCTCGAAGAGGGCATGGTCGACACCCCGCATGCCATCTTCCCGGGGACCGACGAACAGGACTACTACCGCGGCCTGGTCACCCATGCCGCGCCCGGTACCGTCCGGCAGACCGCCGTCTCCAAGGGAGAGGCTCCCGAGGAGGCCGCCGCCACCTTCGGCGAGGACGAGCCGGCCTCGCAGGAGGTGATCGGCCGATGA
- the nuoK gene encoding NADH-quinone oxidoreductase subunit NuoK codes for MNPVNYLYLAALLFTIGATGVLIRRNAIVVFMCVELMLNACNLAFVTFSRMHGNLDGQIIAFFTMVVAAAEVVVGLAIIVSLFRTRHSASVDDASLMKL; via the coding sequence GTGAACCCGGTCAACTACCTCTACCTCGCCGCCCTGCTGTTCACGATCGGCGCGACCGGCGTCCTCATCCGGCGCAACGCCATCGTGGTCTTCATGTGCGTCGAGCTGATGCTGAACGCCTGCAACCTCGCGTTCGTCACCTTCTCCCGGATGCACGGCAATCTCGACGGCCAGATCATCGCCTTCTTCACGATGGTCGTCGCCGCCGCGGAGGTCGTGGTGGGCCTCGCGATCATCGTGTCGCTGTTCCGCACCCGCCACTCGGCCTCGGTCGACGACGCCAGCCTGATGAAGCTGTAA
- the nuoL gene encoding NADH-quinone oxidoreductase subunit L — MENLIAPLIAAPLLGAAVLLVGGRRLDRGGHWIGVLLSFVSFALGLVLFAGLLGKGAEHRTLTQHLFSWVPVAGFQADVTFRLDQLSMTFVLLITGVGSLIHLYSVGYMAHDERRRRFFGYLNLFLAAMLLLVLADNYLVLYVGWEGVGLASYLLIGFWQHKPSAATAAKKAFLVNRVGDMGLSIAIMLMFTTFGGFAFGPVLTHTGDASEGRLTAIALMLLLAACGKSAQVPLQSWLGDAMEGPTPVSALIHAATMVTAGVYLIVRSGAIFNAAPDAQLAVTVVGAVTLLFGAIVGCAKDDIKKALAGSTMSQIGYMILAAGLGPVGYVFAIMHLVTHGFFKAGLFLGAGSVMHGMNDEVDMRRYGGLRKYMPVTFVTFGLGYLAIIGFPGLSGFFSKDKIIEAAFAKGGTEGWILGGAALLGAAITAFYMTRVMLMTFFGEERWREAPAPSPAEPSVEPAAETGGEHAVPHPHESPKTMTIPMIVLAVGSVFGGAFFSVGDRFLHWLEPVTGHDHGDAPLSAGVITGATMVCLVVGVALAWAQYGRKPVPAVAPRGSLLTRAARRDLLQDDFNHVVLVRGGEHLTRSLVYLDHSLVDGVVNGTAAGFGGLSGRLRRLQNGFARSYAVSMFGGAALLVAATLLMRAV, encoded by the coding sequence GTGGAGAACCTGATCGCGCCGCTCATCGCGGCACCCCTGCTCGGAGCGGCCGTCCTCCTGGTCGGCGGCCGGCGCCTGGACCGCGGCGGCCACTGGATCGGCGTCCTGCTGTCGTTCGTCTCCTTCGCCCTCGGGCTCGTCCTCTTCGCCGGCCTGCTCGGCAAGGGCGCCGAACACCGCACCCTGACCCAGCACCTGTTCAGCTGGGTCCCGGTGGCCGGCTTCCAGGCGGACGTCACCTTCCGCCTGGACCAGCTGTCGATGACGTTCGTCCTGCTCATCACGGGCGTCGGCTCGCTGATCCACCTGTACTCGGTCGGGTACATGGCGCACGACGAGCGGCGCCGCCGCTTCTTCGGCTATCTGAACCTGTTCCTCGCGGCGATGCTGCTGCTCGTCCTCGCCGACAACTACCTGGTGCTGTACGTCGGCTGGGAGGGTGTCGGCCTCGCCTCGTACCTGCTGATCGGCTTCTGGCAGCACAAACCCAGCGCCGCCACGGCCGCGAAGAAGGCGTTCCTGGTCAACCGCGTCGGCGACATGGGCCTGTCGATCGCGATCATGCTGATGTTCACCACCTTCGGCGGCTTCGCCTTCGGCCCGGTCCTCACGCACACCGGGGACGCCTCCGAGGGCAGGCTCACCGCGATCGCCCTGATGCTGCTGCTCGCCGCCTGCGGCAAGTCCGCCCAGGTGCCGCTGCAGTCCTGGCTCGGGGACGCCATGGAGGGTCCGACGCCGGTCTCCGCCCTCATCCACGCGGCGACCATGGTGACCGCGGGCGTCTATCTGATCGTCCGCTCCGGCGCGATCTTCAACGCCGCGCCCGACGCCCAGCTGGCCGTCACCGTGGTCGGCGCGGTCACGCTGCTGTTCGGTGCGATCGTCGGTTGCGCCAAGGACGACATCAAGAAGGCGCTGGCCGGCTCGACCATGTCGCAGATCGGCTACATGATCCTCGCCGCCGGACTCGGTCCCGTCGGCTACGTCTTCGCGATCATGCACCTGGTGACGCACGGCTTCTTCAAGGCCGGGCTGTTCCTCGGCGCCGGTTCCGTGATGCACGGCATGAACGACGAGGTCGACATGCGCCGCTACGGCGGCCTGCGCAAGTACATGCCGGTCACCTTCGTCACCTTCGGCCTCGGCTACCTCGCCATCATCGGCTTCCCGGGCCTGTCCGGCTTCTTCTCCAAGGACAAGATCATCGAGGCGGCGTTCGCCAAGGGCGGCACCGAGGGCTGGATCCTCGGCGGCGCGGCCCTGCTGGGCGCGGCCATCACCGCCTTCTACATGACGCGCGTGATGCTGATGACCTTCTTCGGAGAGGAGCGGTGGCGCGAGGCACCGGCCCCGTCCCCGGCCGAGCCCAGCGTGGAGCCGGCCGCCGAGACCGGGGGCGAGCATGCCGTACCGCATCCGCACGAGTCTCCGAAGACCATGACGATCCCGATGATCGTCCTCGCCGTCGGCTCGGTCTTCGGCGGCGCCTTCTTCAGCGTCGGCGACCGCTTCCTGCACTGGCTGGAGCCGGTCACCGGGCACGATCACGGCGACGCGCCGCTCAGCGCCGGGGTGATCACCGGCGCCACCATGGTGTGCCTGGTCGTCGGCGTCGCCCTCGCCTGGGCGCAGTACGGACGCAAGCCCGTCCCGGCCGTCGCCCCGCGCGGCTCGCTGCTCACCCGCGCGGCCCGCCGCGACCTGCTCCAGGACGACTTCAACCACGTGGTCCTGGTGCGCGGCGGCGAGCACCTGACGCGCTCTCTGGTGTACCTCGACCACAGCCTGGTCGACGGCGTCGTCAACGGCACGGCGGCCGGCTTCGGCGGCCTGTCCGGACGGCTGCGCCGGCTCCAGAACGGCTTCGCCCGCTCCTACGCGGTCTCGATGTTCGGCGGCGCGGCACTCCTGGTCGCCGCGACCCTGCTGATGAGGGCGGTCTGA
- the nuoH gene encoding NADH-quinone oxidoreductase subunit NuoH, translating into MNAYLAAEDLSMFGRDPWWLVVVKAVFCFAFLMVTVLFSIVWERKVVAWMQLRIGPNRHGPWGMLQSLADGIKLMLKEDLVVKRADKVIYVLAPIVAAVPAFMAIAVIPFGPAGNEISIFGHRTTMQLTDLPIAMLYILAVASVGIYGIVLAGWSSGSTYPLLGGLRSCAQMISYEIAMGAAFASVFLYSGSMSTSRIVEAQADRWYILLLPVSFILYIVTMVGETNRAPFDMPESEGDLVGGFNTEYSSIKFAMFMLAEYVNMVTVSAVSATLFLGGWRAPWPISTFWEGANHGWWPLLWFVVKVQLLLFFFIWLRGTLPRVRYDQLMKLGWKVLIPVSVTWLMLVATVRALRNENYDFADIALYVGGGVLALLLVSFVADMFREKNRTAGQPAAQEPVFDPMAGGFPVPPLPGQQVPPVPRRRPRRERELIASGGPDTVSDGSSDGKEASDG; encoded by the coding sequence GTGAACGCCTACCTCGCCGCGGAAGACCTCTCGATGTTCGGCCGCGACCCGTGGTGGCTGGTCGTCGTCAAGGCCGTCTTCTGCTTCGCCTTCCTGATGGTGACCGTGCTGTTCTCCATCGTGTGGGAGCGCAAGGTCGTCGCCTGGATGCAGCTGCGCATCGGCCCCAACCGGCACGGCCCCTGGGGCATGCTCCAGTCGCTCGCCGACGGCATCAAGCTGATGCTCAAGGAGGACCTCGTCGTCAAACGCGCGGACAAGGTGATCTACGTCCTCGCGCCGATCGTCGCCGCCGTCCCCGCCTTCATGGCGATCGCGGTGATCCCCTTCGGACCGGCCGGCAACGAGATCTCGATCTTCGGCCACCGCACCACGATGCAGCTCACCGACCTGCCGATCGCCATGCTATACATCCTCGCGGTCGCCTCGGTCGGCATCTACGGCATCGTGCTCGCGGGCTGGAGTTCCGGCTCCACCTACCCGCTCCTCGGCGGCCTGCGCTCCTGCGCGCAGATGATCTCCTACGAGATCGCCATGGGCGCCGCGTTCGCCTCCGTGTTCCTCTACTCGGGGTCGATGTCGACGTCCAGGATCGTGGAGGCGCAGGCCGACCGCTGGTACATCCTGCTGCTGCCGGTCTCCTTCATCCTGTACATCGTCACGATGGTCGGCGAGACCAACCGCGCCCCCTTCGACATGCCGGAGTCCGAGGGCGACCTGGTCGGCGGCTTCAACACCGAGTACTCCTCGATCAAGTTCGCGATGTTCATGCTCGCCGAGTACGTCAACATGGTGACGGTCTCGGCCGTCTCCGCCACCCTCTTCCTCGGCGGCTGGCGCGCGCCCTGGCCGATCAGCACCTTCTGGGAGGGCGCCAACCACGGCTGGTGGCCGCTGCTCTGGTTCGTCGTCAAGGTGCAGCTGCTGCTGTTCTTCTTCATCTGGCTGCGCGGCACGCTCCCGCGCGTGCGCTACGACCAGCTGATGAAGCTCGGCTGGAAGGTCCTCATCCCGGTCTCGGTGACCTGGCTGATGCTCGTCGCGACCGTCCGCGCGCTGCGCAACGAGAACTACGACTTCGCCGACATCGCCCTCTACGTCGGCGGCGGTGTCCTCGCCCTGCTGCTCGTCTCCTTCGTCGCCGACATGTTCCGCGAGAAGAACAGGACCGCCGGGCAGCCCGCCGCCCAGGAGCCGGTCTTCGACCCCATGGCGGGCGGATTCCCCGTCCCGCCGCTGCCCGGCCAGCAGGTGCCACCCGTGCCCAGGCGCCGCCCGCGGCGCGAGCGGGAGTTGATTGCCAGTGGCGGGCCGGACACTGTCAGTGACGGATCTTCGGATGGAAAGGAGGCGTCCGATGGCTGA
- a CDS encoding NADH-quinone oxidoreductase subunit G — MTVTTSAPAGGGEAAVPPEDLVTLTIDGIETSVPKGTLVIRAAEQLGIEIPRFCDHPLLDPAGACRQCIVEVEGQRKPMASCTITCTDGMVVKTHLTSPVAEKAQHGVMELLLINHPLDCPVCDKGGECPLQNQAVSHGRAESRFEGRKRTYEKPVAISTQVLLDRERCVLCARCTRFSNQIAGDPMIELIERGALQQVGTGEGDPFESYFSGNTIQICPVGALTSAAYRFRSRPFDLVSSPSVCEHCAGGCATRTDHRRGKVMRRLAANDPEVNEEWICDKGRFAFRYAQQRDRLDTPLVRNADGVLEPASWPEALQAAAEGLSAARSRAGVLLGGRLTVEDAYAYSKFARVALDTNDIDFRARVHSGEEADFLAARVAGHGRDLDGTGVTYTSLEKAPAVLLAGFESEEEAPGVFLRLRKARRKHKQRVFALATHATRGLEKAGGTLLPAAPGTETEWLDALAGGVGLEEPGTRAAEALRADGAVIVVGERLAAVPGGLTAAVRAAAATGAELVWIPRRAGERGAVEAGALPSLLPGGRPATDPRARQEVAAVWGLAELPAGHGRDTHQIVEAAVAGELSALLVAGVEVADLPDPARAREALENVGFLVSLELRPSEVTAHADVVLPVAAVAEKAGSFLNWEGRVRFFEAALKPDQMTRRPAPADTRVLHMLADAMDTHLGLPDLRTTRAEIDRLGLWDGPRALAPMESAGALPRPAAGEAVLAGHRLLLDQGVLQEGDEALAGTRHAARARLSAATAAEAGVENGATLAVTGPAGTVELPLEITEMPDRVVWLPLNSTGGGVASDSGARPGSLVRIGPALAGTAHKEVEA; from the coding sequence ATGACCGTGACCACGAGCGCCCCCGCCGGCGGGGGCGAGGCGGCGGTCCCGCCGGAAGACCTCGTCACGCTGACCATCGACGGCATCGAGACCAGCGTGCCCAAGGGCACCCTGGTGATCCGCGCCGCCGAACAGCTCGGCATCGAGATCCCCCGCTTCTGCGACCACCCCCTGCTGGACCCGGCCGGCGCCTGCCGGCAGTGCATCGTCGAGGTCGAGGGCCAGCGCAAGCCGATGGCGTCCTGCACGATCACCTGCACGGACGGCATGGTCGTCAAGACCCACCTCACCTCCCCGGTCGCCGAGAAGGCCCAGCACGGCGTGATGGAGCTGCTGCTCATCAACCACCCGCTGGACTGCCCGGTCTGCGACAAGGGCGGCGAGTGCCCGCTGCAGAACCAGGCCGTCTCGCACGGCCGGGCCGAGTCCCGCTTCGAGGGACGCAAGCGGACCTACGAGAAGCCCGTCGCGATCTCCACGCAGGTGCTGCTCGACCGCGAGCGGTGCGTGCTGTGCGCCCGCTGCACCCGCTTCTCCAACCAGATCGCGGGCGACCCCATGATCGAGCTGATCGAGCGGGGCGCGCTCCAGCAGGTCGGCACCGGCGAGGGTGACCCGTTCGAGTCGTACTTCTCCGGCAACACCATCCAGATCTGCCCGGTCGGCGCGCTCACCTCGGCCGCCTACCGCTTCCGCTCCCGCCCCTTCGACCTCGTCTCCTCCCCGTCGGTGTGCGAGCACTGCGCCGGAGGCTGCGCCACCCGCACCGACCACCGGCGCGGCAAGGTCATGCGGCGGCTCGCCGCCAACGACCCCGAGGTCAACGAGGAGTGGATCTGCGACAAGGGACGCTTCGCGTTCCGCTACGCGCAGCAGCGCGACCGCCTCGACACGCCGCTGGTCCGCAACGCAGACGGCGTGCTGGAGCCCGCCTCCTGGCCCGAGGCGCTCCAGGCGGCGGCCGAGGGCCTGTCCGCCGCGCGCTCCCGGGCCGGTGTCCTCCTCGGCGGCCGGCTGACCGTCGAGGACGCCTACGCCTACAGCAAGTTCGCGCGGGTGGCGCTCGACACCAACGACATCGACTTCCGCGCCCGCGTGCACAGCGGCGAGGAGGCCGACTTCCTCGCGGCCCGGGTCGCCGGCCACGGCCGCGACCTGGACGGCACGGGCGTCACGTACACCTCATTGGAGAAGGCGCCCGCCGTGCTGCTGGCCGGCTTCGAGTCGGAGGAGGAGGCACCCGGCGTCTTCCTGCGGCTGCGCAAGGCCCGGCGCAAGCACAAGCAGCGGGTGTTCGCGCTGGCCACGCACGCCACCCGGGGCCTGGAGAAGGCCGGCGGCACGCTGCTGCCGGCCGCTCCCGGCACCGAGACCGAGTGGCTGGACGCCCTCGCCGGCGGCGTCGGCCTGGAGGAGCCGGGCACCCGTGCCGCCGAGGCGCTGCGCGCCGACGGCGCCGTCATCGTCGTGGGCGAGCGGCTGGCCGCGGTCCCGGGCGGCCTGACCGCCGCCGTGCGCGCCGCCGCCGCGACCGGCGCCGAGCTGGTGTGGATTCCCCGCCGGGCCGGTGAGCGCGGCGCCGTCGAGGCCGGCGCGCTGCCCTCGCTGCTGCCGGGCGGACGGCCCGCGACCGACCCGCGCGCACGGCAGGAGGTCGCCGCCGTCTGGGGGCTCGCCGAACTGCCCGCGGGCCACGGCCGCGACACGCACCAGATCGTCGAGGCCGCCGTGGCCGGCGAACTGTCCGCGCTGCTGGTCGCCGGGGTGGAGGTCGCCGACCTGCCCGACCCGGCCCGCGCGCGGGAGGCGCTGGAGAACGTCGGCTTCCTGGTGTCGCTGGAGCTGCGGCCCAGCGAGGTCACCGCGCACGCCGACGTCGTCCTGCCGGTCGCCGCGGTCGCCGAGAAGGCCGGCTCCTTCCTCAACTGGGAAGGCCGCGTCCGCTTCTTCGAGGCCGCGCTCAAGCCCGACCAGATGACCCGCCGGCCCGCCCCGGCCGACACCCGCGTGCTGCACATGCTCGCCGACGCCATGGACACCCACCTGGGCCTGCCGGACCTGCGCACCACCCGCGCGGAGATCGACCGGCTCGGCCTCTGGGACGGCCCGCGCGCCCTGGCCCCCATGGAATCCGCGGGCGCCCTGCCCCGGCCGGCGGCCGGCGAGGCCGTACTGGCCGGGCACCGGCTCCTGCTCGACCAGGGCGTGCTGCAGGAGGGCGACGAGGCGCTCGCCGGAACCCGGCACGCCGCCCGCGCGCGCCTGTCCGCGGCCACGGCCGCCGAGGCGGGCGTCGAGAACGGCGCCACCCTGGCCGTCACCGGCCCCGCCGGCACGGTCGAACTGCCGCTGGAGATCACCGAGATGCCCGACCGGGTGGTCTGGCTCCCGCTGAACTCCACCGGCGGCGGCGTCGCCTCCGACAGCGGGGCCCGGCCCGGCTCCCTCGTCCGCATCGGCCCGGCCCTCGCCGGCACGGCCCACAAGGAGGTGGAGGCGTGA
- the nuoF gene encoding NADH-quinone oxidoreductase subunit NuoF, translating to MTVVSEVKDPSPEKLLAPVLSAFWDEDRSWSLDVYRRHEGYEGLRKALAMSPDDLIAYVKESGLRGRGGAGFPTGMKWQFIPQGDGKPHYLVVNADESEPGTCKDIPLLFANPHSLIEGIVIACYAIRSSHAFVYLRGEVVPVLRRLHEAVREAYAAGYLGEDILGSGLDVKLTVHAGAGAYICGEETALLDSLEGRRGQPRLRPPFPAVEGLYACPTVVNNVESIASVPAILKNGKDWFRSMGSEKSPGFTLYSLSGHVASPGQYEAPLGITLRQLLDMSGGMRPGHRLKFWTPGGSSTPMFTDEHLDVPLDYEGVGAAGSMLGTKALQCFDETTCVVRAVTRWTEFYAHESCGKCTPCREGTYWLVQLLRDIEAGKGVMSDLDKLADIADNINGKSFCALGDGAASPIFSSLKYFREEYEQHITGRGCPFDPAKSTAWADRPEVNA from the coding sequence ATGACCGTGGTGTCGGAGGTCAAGGACCCGAGCCCGGAGAAGCTGCTCGCGCCCGTGCTGTCGGCCTTCTGGGACGAGGACCGGTCCTGGAGTCTGGACGTCTACCGCAGGCACGAAGGGTACGAGGGGCTCCGCAAGGCCCTCGCCATGTCGCCGGACGACCTGATCGCCTACGTCAAGGAGTCCGGGCTGCGAGGCCGCGGCGGGGCGGGCTTCCCGACCGGGATGAAGTGGCAGTTCATCCCGCAGGGCGACGGGAAGCCGCACTACCTCGTGGTCAACGCCGACGAGTCGGAGCCCGGGACGTGCAAGGACATCCCGCTCCTCTTCGCGAACCCGCACAGCCTCATCGAGGGCATCGTGATCGCGTGCTACGCCATCAGGTCGTCGCATGCCTTCGTCTATCTGCGTGGCGAGGTCGTCCCCGTACTGCGGCGGTTGCACGAGGCCGTGCGCGAGGCCTACGCGGCGGGCTACCTCGGCGAGGACATCCTGGGCAGCGGACTCGACGTGAAGCTCACCGTGCACGCCGGCGCCGGCGCGTACATCTGCGGTGAGGAGACCGCGCTGCTCGACTCGCTCGAAGGCCGCCGTGGCCAGCCGCGACTGCGTCCCCCCTTCCCCGCCGTGGAAGGCCTCTACGCCTGTCCCACTGTGGTGAACAACGTCGAGTCGATCGCTTCGGTTCCCGCGATCCTGAAAAACGGCAAGGACTGGTTCAGGTCGATGGGCAGCGAGAAGTCCCCGGGCTTCACGCTCTACTCGCTCAGCGGCCATGTCGCGAGCCCCGGACAGTACGAGGCCCCGCTCGGCATCACCCTGCGCCAGCTCCTCGACATGAGCGGCGGCATGCGGCCAGGCCACCGGCTGAAGTTCTGGACACCGGGCGGCTCCTCCACGCCGATGTTCACCGACGAACACCTCGACGTCCCGCTCGACTACGAGGGCGTCGGCGCCGCCGGCTCCATGCTCGGCACCAAGGCGCTGCAGTGCTTCGACGAGACGACCTGCGTGGTGCGGGCCGTGACCCGCTGGACCGAGTTCTACGCCCACGAGTCCTGCGGCAAGTGCACGCCCTGCCGCGAGGGGACGTACTGGCTGGTGCAGCTGCTGCGGGACATCGAGGCCGGCAAGGGCGTCATGTCCGACCTCGACAAGCTCGCCGACATCGCCGACAACATCAACGGCAAGTCCTTCTGCGCCCTCGGCGACGGCGCCGCGTCCCCGATCTTCTCCTCGCTGAAGTACTTCCGCGAGGAGTACGAACAGCACATCACGGGCCGGGGCTGCCCCTTCGACCCGGCCAAGTCCACGGCCTGGGCGGACCGCCCGGAGGTGAACGCATGA